The following proteins come from a genomic window of Novosphingobium aromaticivorans DSM 12444:
- the folE gene encoding GTP cyclohydrolase I FolE: MADVIGEDGKIVVPADVEEAIRTLIRWSGDQPEREGLLDTPKRVARAWREYCSGYAQDPGLHLSRTFEEVGGYDEVVLLRDIPFQSHCEHHMAPITGTASIAYLPRDRVVGISKLARVLHGFAQRLQVQERLTAEVAQCIWDNLKPHGVAVVIEAQHGCMTGRGVRTHGVGMVTSRMLGCFLDDASSRKEVLALMGRG; this comes from the coding sequence ATGGCCGACGTGATCGGCGAGGACGGCAAGATCGTGGTGCCGGCCGACGTCGAGGAGGCGATCCGCACCCTCATCCGCTGGTCAGGCGACCAGCCCGAGCGCGAAGGCCTGCTCGACACGCCCAAGCGCGTGGCGCGGGCCTGGCGGGAATATTGCAGCGGCTATGCTCAGGACCCGGGGCTTCACCTGTCCCGCACGTTCGAGGAAGTCGGCGGCTACGATGAAGTCGTGCTGTTGCGCGACATCCCCTTTCAGAGCCACTGCGAACACCACATGGCGCCGATCACCGGGACCGCATCGATCGCCTACCTGCCCCGCGACCGGGTGGTCGGCATCTCGAAGCTCGCCCGCGTACTGCACGGATTTGCGCAGCGGCTGCAGGTGCAGGAACGGCTGACCGCGGAAGTGGCGCAATGCATCTGGGACAATCTCAAGCCGCACGGCGTCGCGGTGGTGATCGAGGCGCAGCATGGCTGCATGACCGGGCGCGGCGTCAGGACGCACGGCGTGGGCATGGTTACCAGCCGGATGCTCGGCTGCTTCCTCGATGACGCGAGCAGCCGCAAGGAAGTTCTGGCCCTGATGGGACGGGGTTGA
- a CDS encoding LuxR C-terminal-related transcriptional regulator, protein MSIAEMIASSPTAAVISNPRLPDNPIIACNDAFVELTGYAREEIIGRNCRFLRGSGTEDDKARILRDGIWRKQPVMVEIVNYKKDGTRFRNAVMVAPIFDADGEVEYFLGSQVEIAEDQGQANDARRNGAAERVERLSRRQKEILVLMAAGKLNKQIAYELGLSERTVKMHRSAVLKGLDVKTSADAIRVAIEAGF, encoded by the coding sequence ATGTCCATAGCCGAGATGATCGCTTCCAGTCCGACGGCCGCCGTCATCAGCAATCCGCGTTTGCCGGACAACCCGATCATTGCCTGCAATGACGCGTTCGTCGAACTGACCGGCTATGCGCGCGAGGAGATCATTGGCCGCAACTGCCGCTTCCTTCGCGGGAGCGGGACGGAAGACGACAAGGCACGCATCCTGCGCGACGGGATCTGGCGCAAGCAGCCGGTCATGGTCGAGATCGTCAACTACAAGAAGGATGGCACGCGTTTTCGCAACGCGGTCATGGTCGCGCCGATCTTCGATGCCGACGGCGAGGTCGAATACTTTCTCGGCTCTCAGGTCGAAATTGCCGAGGACCAGGGCCAGGCCAACGACGCGCGCCGCAATGGCGCTGCCGAGCGGGTCGAACGTCTCAGCCGCCGCCAGAAGGAAATTCTCGTGCTGATGGCAGCGGGCAAGCTCAACAAGCAGATCGCCTACGAACTGGGACTGAGCGAGCGCACGGTGAAGATGCATCGTTCCGCCGTGCTCAAGGGGCTCGACGTCAAGACCAGCGCCGACGCGATCCGCGTAGCCATCGAAGCTGGGTTCTAG
- a CDS encoding sensor histidine kinase: MAGLLLVPTALRMSLDTGSLGLPFLTFWPSILIAALVLELRFAAIFALVTAFFAQRTFGGGAWFHEVTTVRVVFFLLFATSAGMIVGTGTMLRRVLRELGQVNERQQRYNTELRHRVRNMLMLIQALASRGPKATSPMDFYKEFSLRIEGLAEASDLLQIGAETEGRLPQLARQTVAPFDRDGRIRLSGEPCILPADSCIPLIMALHELCTNAIKHGALSNERGRVELSWFIGSGGSTLFLLWTEKGGPQVKAPDREGLGTRLLMPQPGLDGVELNFDPDGVWCEFRIEGAKALTVSA; the protein is encoded by the coding sequence ATGGCCGGCCTTCTGCTCGTGCCTACCGCCTTGCGCATGTCGCTCGACACCGGGTCGCTGGGATTGCCGTTCCTGACGTTCTGGCCAAGCATCCTTATCGCCGCGCTGGTCCTGGAGCTAAGGTTCGCGGCCATATTCGCACTGGTGACCGCGTTTTTCGCGCAGCGCACTTTCGGCGGGGGCGCGTGGTTCCACGAAGTGACCACCGTCCGCGTGGTATTCTTCCTCCTCTTCGCCACGTCGGCCGGCATGATCGTCGGCACTGGCACCATGCTGCGCCGGGTGCTGCGAGAGCTGGGCCAGGTCAACGAGCGACAGCAACGCTACAACACAGAGCTGCGCCACCGCGTCCGCAACATGCTCATGCTGATCCAGGCGCTCGCATCGCGCGGGCCCAAGGCCACCTCACCGATGGATTTCTACAAGGAATTCTCGCTGCGCATCGAGGGCCTTGCCGAGGCCAGCGACCTGCTCCAGATCGGCGCGGAAACAGAGGGCCGATTACCTCAGCTTGCGCGGCAGACCGTCGCCCCGTTCGACCGGGACGGGCGCATCCGCCTGAGCGGCGAGCCATGCATCCTGCCGGCAGACAGCTGCATCCCGCTCATCATGGCGCTGCACGAACTTTGCACGAACGCGATAAAGCACGGCGCGCTGTCAAACGAGCGCGGCAGGGTCGAATTAAGCTGGTTCATCGGATCGGGCGGGTCGACACTGTTCCTGCTTTGGACGGAAAAAGGTGGTCCGCAAGTGAAAGCGCCTGATCGCGAAGGCCTGGGCACGCGCCTGCTGATGCCGCAGCCGGGGCTCGACGGGGTGGAACTGAATTTCGATCCCGATGGGGTATGGTGCGAGTTCAGGATCGAAGGCGCCAAGGCCCTGACGGTTTCGGCCTGA
- a CDS encoding protocatechuate 4,5-dioxygenase subunit alpha, with translation MTPEGNREDRAAVDKALRRAIPLFDGDLATRGYELNAMCFSFNEKANREAFLADEEAYCRKFNLTPQQRKAVADRDVLAMLDAGGNVYYLAKLAGIFGLGVQDLGALQTGMSVADFKAMLVRWADSIPNKENA, from the coding sequence ATGACACCTGAAGGAAACCGCGAGGACCGGGCGGCCGTGGACAAGGCGCTCCGCCGCGCGATTCCGCTGTTCGATGGCGATCTCGCCACGCGCGGATACGAGCTCAACGCGATGTGTTTTTCCTTCAACGAAAAAGCCAATCGCGAGGCCTTTCTGGCCGATGAAGAAGCCTATTGCCGCAAGTTCAACCTGACGCCGCAGCAACGCAAGGCCGTGGCCGATCGCGATGTGCTCGCGATGCTCGATGCGGGCGGGAACGTCTATTATCTGGCCAAGCTGGCCGGCATTTTCGGCCTTGGCGTGCAGGACCTGGGCGCATTGCAGACCGGCATGTCGGTCGCTGATTTCAAGGCCATGCTCGTGCGCTGGGCCGACAGTATTCCCAACAAGGAGAACGCGTGA
- a CDS encoding class III extradiol dioxygenase family protein yields the protein MAKVIGGYFTSHVPGIGGAIVRGDQETPYWKPFFDGYPPIREWLVEARPDVAIVFSNDHGLNFFLDKMPTFAVGAAERYDNADEGWGLPVYKSFAGHPALSWHLIDSLVRDEFDITTCQKMLVDHAVSIPFELIYPGAESWPIKLVPISINTVQYPLPSPKRCLALGRAVGRALQSWAGDERVLICGTGGLSHQLDGPRAGFMNPDYDMFCLDNLAANPDALTGHTAEQVAELAGTQGVEILNWIAARGAMGDVPLHEVSRNYHIPISNTAAASLLLEPA from the coding sequence ATGGCCAAGGTCATTGGCGGTTATTTCACCAGCCACGTCCCGGGCATTGGCGGCGCCATCGTTCGCGGCGATCAGGAAACGCCTTATTGGAAGCCGTTCTTCGATGGCTACCCGCCCATCCGCGAATGGCTGGTGGAGGCCCGGCCTGACGTCGCAATCGTCTTTTCCAACGACCACGGCCTCAACTTCTTCCTCGACAAGATGCCGACCTTTGCCGTCGGTGCGGCAGAGCGCTACGACAATGCCGACGAGGGCTGGGGCCTGCCGGTCTACAAGAGCTTCGCCGGTCACCCGGCGCTTTCCTGGCACCTGATCGACAGTCTGGTGCGTGACGAGTTCGACATCACAACCTGCCAGAAGATGCTGGTCGATCACGCGGTTTCGATCCCGTTCGAACTGATCTACCCGGGTGCGGAGAGCTGGCCGATCAAGCTCGTCCCGATCTCGATCAACACCGTGCAATATCCGCTGCCGAGTCCTAAGCGCTGCCTTGCGCTTGGCCGTGCGGTAGGTCGCGCGCTGCAATCCTGGGCCGGTGACGAACGTGTCCTGATTTGTGGTACCGGCGGGCTTTCGCATCAGCTGGACGGTCCACGCGCGGGTTTCATGAACCCGGACTACGACATGTTCTGCCTTGATAATCTTGCGGCCAATCCCGACGCCCTGACCGGCCATACCGCCGAGCAGGTAGCCGAGCTTGCCGGAACGCAGGGCGTCGAGATTCTCAACTGGATCGCGGCGCGCGGGGCAATGGGCGATGTGCCGCTGCACGAGGTCAGCCGGAACTACCATATCCCCATCAGCAATACTGCGGCCGCCAGCCTCCTCCTCGAGCCTGCCTGA
- a CDS encoding Rap1a/Tai family immunity protein has product MFRNAVGIGMAAALGLSATAARAEWMSGNQLRDACSTSAPVDRAMCLSYVIGVLDGLRYLDQPPKVPEDATAGQVRDVVVKYLADHPETRNQQGRALVRAAIVNAWPDIQSKAAAKAETTTRKKARTKRRTAG; this is encoded by the coding sequence ATGTTCAGGAATGCTGTTGGAATCGGCATGGCGGCTGCGCTTGGCCTGTCCGCCACAGCCGCGCGGGCCGAATGGATGAGCGGAAACCAGTTGCGCGACGCCTGCTCGACCTCGGCGCCGGTCGACCGTGCCATGTGCCTGTCATACGTGATCGGCGTACTCGACGGCCTGCGCTACCTCGACCAGCCCCCGAAAGTGCCAGAGGATGCAACGGCCGGCCAAGTTCGTGACGTGGTGGTGAAGTACCTGGCAGACCATCCGGAGACGCGGAACCAGCAAGGCCGCGCACTCGTGCGGGCAGCCATTGTGAATGCCTGGCCCGACATTCAGTCGAAGGCAGCCGCGAAGGCCGAGACCACCACGCGAAAGAAGGCACGCACCAAACGTCGCACAGCGGGGTAG